The DNA window ACCTCGCGGCGCACCAGGGCACGAAGTACGACCCCGTCACGCTGGAGCAGCCCGGCAAAATTCTGCACGAGGAGCGGGTGGGCGAACTCACCCGCCTGGGCCAGACCCCCCACCGCCCGTACTACGCGACCGCCGACGCCACCCCCCTCTTCGTGTGGCTGGTGGGCGAGATCAGCCGCGAGAACCCCGACCTGGCCCGTGAGCTCCGCCCGCACTGGGAAGCGGCGCTCGGCTGGCTCCTGACGGACGGCGATCCCGACGGGGACGGCCTGATCGAGTACACGCCCGACCCCGGCGGTATCACGAACGCCGTGTGGAAGGACAGCGGCGACTCCACCTTCACCGAGGACGGGGTGGACGTGAGCGGCCACGTCGCCGTGATCGAGGTGCAGGGCTACGCCTACGCCGCCTACCTCGCCGCCGCGCGGATGTACCGCCAGATCGGTGAGCCGGAGCGCGCCCCCGAGTGGGAGGACCGGGCCGAGCGGCTGCGCGAGATCTTCCAGCGCGCCTTCTGGTGGCCCGAGCGCGGCTACTACGTCCACGGGCTGAACGGGGACAAACGGCCCCTGCGCGTCCTGGTGAGCAACCCGGCGCACACCCTCTGGACCGGCATCATCCCGCCCGAGTTCGCCCCGCAGGTCACGGCGACCGCATTGGGCGACGAGTTGTGGAGCGGCTGGGGCATCCGCACGCTGGGGGTGAACGAGCCCCGTTACAACCCGGTCTCGTACCACAACGGCAGCGTCTGGCCGCACGACACGGCGGTCGCGGCCCTGGGCATGGCCCGCTACGGCCTACACGCCGAGGCGGGACAGGTCGCCCGGGCACTGTTCGACGTGGCGCGCTGGGCACCGGACAGCCGCCTGAGCGAACTGCTGGCAGGTTTCCCCCGCGAGGACGGCCCCCCCGTCCCCTATCCCGCCGCCTGCCATCCCCAGGGCTGGGACGCGGCGATCCCGTTCGCGCTGGCGCACCTGCTGCCTGGGAGAAACCCGCCCCAGTCGGTGGAAGAAGTCCCCGGCTCCCGGCGGGAGGAGACACCGGCTTAGCGCCCTGTCCACAAGCAGACTGTCACCCTGAACAAAGCATCCCCCCGGCACGCGGGGGGACCCTTCACTTCGTTCAGGGTGACACGTCTTTGTTCGTCCACTGCCTGAGCCTGCCCTGGCCGCCCAACGGCATTGACCCCGGCCTCACCCGTCCCACCGATCTGCGCCTGAAAATGGTCCCATGCTCGACAACATCCTGAACAGTGTTCGGCGGGGGGCCGAGCGGGTCCAGCGCCGGGGCGAGGAGGTCGCGCAGGGGACGCGGCTGCGCCTGGAAGTCTTCCAACTGACGCGGGAACTCGACAGCCTGTATG is part of the Deinococcus apachensis DSM 19763 genome and encodes:
- a CDS encoding glycogen debranching N-terminal domain-containing protein translates to MLSTRTVLKENDLYLVGNRHYQAVGEEGGLYRRDTRFLSRYAWRLDGQPPQHLVLHERWPFWLHEQAANANVGYTMRVGIARNLTVTATEVRDTLRVTLYQPGTHRLTLELNADFLDMFEVRGWPGGLGPRKVETREVPGGVEFSYVAQDGLRCRTLVRASPAPTWDGSALAWEITGNTDIQVSVFPLQGDEEPTPGDPDALAREYAGLHANLTLPDPLDQRVLERSVQDLRSLSFHTEFGPFPAAGLPWFVAPFGRDSLIIALLVREQRPDLAVTVARYLAAHQGTKYDPVTLEQPGKILHEERVGELTRLGQTPHRPYYATADATPLFVWLVGEISRENPDLARELRPHWEAALGWLLTDGDPDGDGLIEYTPDPGGITNAVWKDSGDSTFTEDGVDVSGHVAVIEVQGYAYAAYLAAARMYRQIGEPERAPEWEDRAERLREIFQRAFWWPERGYYVHGLNGDKRPLRVLVSNPAHTLWTGIIPPEFAPQVTATALGDELWSGWGIRTLGVNEPRYNPVSYHNGSVWPHDTAVAALGMARYGLHAEAGQVARALFDVARWAPDSRLSELLAGFPREDGPPVPYPAACHPQGWDAAIPFALAHLLPGRNPPQSVEEVPGSRREETPA